Part of the Micromonospora rhizosphaerae genome is shown below.
ACCGCGAGCACCGGGCAGGAGACCCGGAGCAGGATCTCCTGGGCGTTCGACCCCATGATCAGCTTGCCCACCGGGGTCCGGTGCCGGATCCCGATCACCACCAGCGACACGTCCTCCGCCTCGGCGATCTCCACGATCTCCTCGGCGGCGTCCCGGCCCCGCATCAACTGCCGGACCGTGTGGGGCACGCCCGCGGCGGTCAGCTCGCGGACCACCCGCTCCAGATCGCCCTCCTGGGCGAAGCGCGGATCGACGTACGCGTCGCCGCGCGAGGTGTTCACCACCAGCAGCGGCTCGTCCCGGAACCGGGC
Proteins encoded:
- a CDS encoding universal stress protein, encoding MTVLVGYVPSPLGEAALAAAVEQARFRDEPLLVVNTSRGDAYVDPRFAQEGDLERVVRELTAAGVPHTVRQLMRGRDAAEEIVEIAEAEDVSLVVIGIRHRTPVGKLIMGSNAQEILLRVSCPVLAVKAD